DNA sequence from the Pseudobdellovibrionaceae bacterium genome:
TGCTGCTTATGGGTTTTACTCTAATAGTTACCAGTACTTATTTATTGCCTTGTTTTTAATGGGGGCGCAGTCGGCCTTTTTTGGCCCTGTTAAATATGGAATTTTACCTTTTGTAGCAAAAGGCGGCGCTTTAGTAAAAGTAAATTCTCTTATTACTTCTAGTACATTTTTAGCCATTTTAATAGGTACTGTTTTGGGAGGAGTTTTTATTAGCGCAGAAAATACTTGGTATATTGTATTAGCGCTTTTAACGGCGGCAGTTGTTGGGTTGATATCTAGTTTAAACATTAAAACAGTAGAAACAGAAACAGAACAATATAAAGTGGATTACACTTTTTTTAAAGCTACAATAAAAACTTTAAAGTTAAGTTTAAAAAGCAAAGATATTTTTTTTACTATTTTAGGTGCCTCTTGGTTGTGGTTTATGGGAGCAGCCATTTTATCGATTTTACCAATATTGTGTAAACAAATTTTAGGCGTTAATGCAGGGGTGGGAACCTTTTTTTTATCTTTATTTACTTTAGGTATGGGCGTTGGGGCCATTGTTGTTAAATATACTTCTTCGTATAAAGTAGAAATAGGTGTAGTTCCTATTGCTGCTTTTTTCTTAAGTATATTTTTATTAGATTTGTCTTATGTTTCTTATATTTTTATTATACCAGATTCAGAAAGTTTAATGTCTTTTTCTGTTTTTTTTATGCAAAAGTATTCTATACGAGCAGCTATGGATGTATTTTTATTATCCGTTTGTGCGGCAGGCATTATTATCCCCCAAACCACTTATATACAAGAGGTGTGTGATAAAAAATCTATTTCTAGAATTATTTCTGCAAATAATATTTGGAATGCACTGTTTATGGTAGCCGCTGCGGTGTTAGTAATGCTTTTAAATCCTTTTGGAATACCTATTACGCTTTTAGTATTTGCAGGGCTTAATTTTTTAGCCGCTATATTACTTTACTGGTTTAAGCCAGCACACTGTATTCGATTTATGATAAATATTTTAGTGCGATTAATTTATAAGATAGAATTAGTTAACTTTGATAAACTTCCCCAAAAAGGCCCTTATATTTTAGCTAGTAATCATATAAGTTTTGCTGACCCTTTGTGCGTGGGAGGAATGGTTAAAGAGACAGTTTGCTATGTAATGGATTGGAGCTATTATTATAAGTTTCCAAAATTTTATAAACAAGCAAACACTATCCCCATTGCCACTCATAGAGAAAGCGCAAGCGTTTTAAAAGAGGCTTTTGCTTTAATACAAAAAAGGTTAGAAGAAGGAGCTATTCTTGGCATTTTTCCAGAGGGTGGAGTGTCTAGAACTGGCCAATTAAAACCGTTTAAATCTGGAGTGCAAAGGCTTGTAGATGCTCACAAAGTGCCGGTGGTTTTGTGTGCTATTGATGGTTTGTGGGGTAGTATTTTTTCTTTTACATCAGGAAAAGTATTTTGGAAATGGCCCACATCTTTTCGCAGAAAAGTGACTTTAACCATTTCGGACATTATTCCTCCAGAAAAATATAACGCTATAGAATGCGAGCAGTTTTTTAAAAACACAGTAAAAGATTATCAATCTAATTAAATTATTTACTTTTTTAAGTCTTGTAAAATTTCTTTCCAACTATATTGAAAAGAAAAATGAGGTAATTGCTTTTGTAATAAACTTCCGTCAATGGTGCTAGAAAACTTTAGATAATCAATAAAATAATCAGGAAGTATGTTTGGCGTTAAAGTAGTTTTTAATAATGTACTAATAATACTTAAACTAAAACTAGGAATAGAAAGGTGCTTTGGGCTTAAAACTTTTTTAATTACTTTTAAAGGTACAAACTCAGAAGGGGCAACATTATAGACTCCTGTGGCAACATTAGATAAGCATTGAGTAATTATATTACTTATGTCTTTTTCATGCACTAGTTGAAACAGGGGGTTAAAATCTATAAAACTGGGTGCTATAGGAGATTTAATATATTGGCTAATAGTATTATTAATATGTTTTCCAATAATATGGCAGGGCCTTAGCACAATGGTGTTAACTTGGTCTTTGTACTTCCACGCCCAATTGGTAAAAGTATAATCGATTTCTACAATTTCTCGTAACTGTGCGTGCTTAATGCTGGCTTTTAATGGAGAATTTTCTGTAAGTAGGCTAGGGCTGTCGGGCACTGCACCATAGACATGAAAACTGCTCATTAAAAGTATTTTTTTAATATTAGCTTGTAAAGCTAAGTCTAAAAATTGTTTGGTGCTGATTATGTTTAAGTCTAACAATTTTTCTTTTTTAAAAATAGGCGTGGTATTGTTATGGCCAATTCGACTAAGGTGAATGATAGTGTCTGGTTTATGTTTAGAAAAAATATGTTCAAAAGAATTTTTTGAATATTTTTCTTTATAATAAGTAATATTAGCATGTTGATACTTTGGTGTGCGAGGGTCTATACCAATAATATGTACATTCGTTTTTTTTAATAAAGATTTAATGCAAAGTTGTGCTAAGCCACCAGCACACCCTGTAATTAAAATTTTTTTCATAAATCCTTACTTTTATTATAAGTGAAGGCAAAATTACGGCGTTTTTTTAAGCCTTTATTTATCATATCTTGCATAATATTTTTTATATTAAAAATGTCTTGTTTTACATCCACAGTCCCTGGCTTGATGGTGTAAGCTTTGCCAAAATAAATATCAATAGGAGAGGGAAGGGGAAAGTAGCAAAGGCTAATGGGCAAGGTGGGTAGCTTTAAAAAGCGATTTAAAGAGGAGTTTTGATAAACAAAAGGAAACATTTCTTCGGCGCCCACTAAAGCAATGGGTATAATTTTAACCTCGGCCATACTAGCAATTTTAGCAAAGCCTTGGGTAAAAGATTTTAATTGATAGTAATTAGAACTACTTTTTGCTAAACCTTTTGTTCCTTCTGGAAAAATTAAAGCCGACTGCTGGCGTTTTAAAAGTGCTAAACAATTGTCTTTATTACCTACAATAGCCCCAACGGAACTCATCCACTCTCCAATCCATGGAAGTTTGGGTACAAAACGATCTACTAGAGGGCGAATTAAAATCGGTTGCTTTAGCTCTTCAATTAAAGCTGCAGCAATCATTACTCCATCTACGGCAACTTGCCCAGAATGGTTAGAAACAAATAAATATTGTTGTTTGGGTTTTATATTATGAAGCCCAAAGCATCGAACTTTAAAATAATTATTATAAATAGGAAGTATATATTTATAGGCTTTTTCTGTGGCAGATAAATCTAAACCCCAAGGGTCTGTGTATTGGTTAAATTGTTTTTTAAATAAAGCAAATTTTTTTTTCATTATAAAAAGTATAGTAATAAAAAACCATTAACTTATAAGCCTTGCTTATTCACATTAGGTGTTAAATATTTTATTATAAAGGTTGTGTCAAAGGACAAGGGTTCTTTAAAAATAACTGTTTGATTTTTTACAGTGTAGTGAAAGCTATAAGTGGGCGAAGGGTCTAATATTAGTTGCAAGCTACCTGAAACCGGTTTTTTTTCTAAATAAATTTTTAATAAAA
Encoded proteins:
- a CDS encoding MFS transporter: GALNDNIFKNAFVLLLTYKSVELWNLNSGLLVALAGLVFIFPFFIFSATAGQIADKYPKALVIKLTKVAEVLIMSTAAYGFYSNSYQYLFIALFLMGAQSAFFGPVKYGILPFVAKGGALVKVNSLITSSTFLAILIGTVLGGVFISAENTWYIVLALLTAAVVGLISSLNIKTVETETEQYKVDYTFFKATIKTLKLSLKSKDIFFTILGASWLWFMGAAILSILPILCKQILGVNAGVGTFFLSLFTLGMGVGAIVVKYTSSYKVEIGVVPIAAFFLSIFLLDLSYVSYIFIIPDSESLMSFSVFFMQKYSIRAAMDVFLLSVCAAGIIIPQTTYIQEVCDKKSISRIISANNIWNALFMVAAAVLVMLLNPFGIPITLLVFAGLNFLAAILLYWFKPAHCIRFMINILVRLIYKIELVNFDKLPQKGPYILASNHISFADPLCVGGMVKETVCYVMDWSYYYKFPKFYKQANTIPIATHRESASVLKEAFALIQKRLEEGAILGIFPEGGVSRTGQLKPFKSGVQRLVDAHKVPVVLCAIDGLWGSIFSFTSGKVFWKWPTSFRRKVTLTISDIIPPEKYNAIECEQFFKNTVKDYQSN
- a CDS encoding NAD-dependent epimerase/dehydratase family protein is translated as MKKILITGCAGGLAQLCIKSLLKKTNVHIIGIDPRTPKYQHANITYYKEKYSKNSFEHIFSKHKPDTIIHLSRIGHNNTTPIFKKEKLLDLNIISTKQFLDLALQANIKKILLMSSFHVYGAVPDSPSLLTENSPLKASIKHAQLREIVEIDYTFTNWAWKYKDQVNTIVLRPCHIIGKHINNTISQYIKSPIAPSFIDFNPLFQLVHEKDISNIITQCLSNVATGVYNVAPSEFVPLKVIKKVLSPKHLSIPSFSLSIISTLLKTTLTPNILPDYFIDYLKFSSTIDGSLLQKQLPHFSFQYSWKEILQDLKK